A region from the Triticum urartu cultivar G1812 chromosome 1, Tu2.1, whole genome shotgun sequence genome encodes:
- the LOC125508365 gene encoding uncharacterized protein LOC125508365, producing the protein MEEGSDYYVVKKGDMVAVYKTLNDCQAQICSSVSGPAASAYKGYCWSKEKAEYLSSRGLINASYTISASELREDLLGALVPCTFQEVTATSSNQRAPNLSTLGSDIRYQPGIHNDIKHEPGTQPVDLNYSVAGSGQAQGYSVQEHAFSGQEAKPRSSSYSLPNNLNHTGAFDAQPVSKQYMVCVVHFDGASKGNPGKSGAGAVLMTEDGRVISRLREGLGVATNNVAEYRGLILGLKYAIRLGFKRIKVYGDSQLVCYQVKGTWQAKKENMMELCKEVRKLQENFISFEVHHVRREWNSEADRQANIAITLASGAVSEERGDGF; encoded by the exons GTATCTGGTCCTGCTGCAAGTGCCTACAAGGGTTATTGCTGGAGCAAAGAAAAGGCAGAATACCTCTCTTCACGTGGACTAATCAATGCTTCGTATACAATCAGTGCATCTGAACTTAGGGAAGATTTATTGGGTGCCCTTGTGCCCTGCACTTTCCAG GAGGTAACTGCTACTAGTTCAAACCAACGAGCTCCAAATCTGTCCACCCTCGGCAGTGATATAAGATATCAACCTGGCATCCATAATGATATAAAACATGAGCCTGGGACACAACCTGTGGATCTGAATTAT AGTGTCGCTGGATCTGGTCAAGCTCAAGGTTACTCAGTCCAGGAACATGCATTTAGTGGGCAG GAAGCCAAACCAAGGTCCTCCAGTTATTCCTTGCCAAATAACCTTAACCACACTGGAGCTTTTGATGCACAACCTGTCTCAAAACAATAT ATGGTATGTGTGGTTCACTTTGATGGTGCTTCAAAAGGAAACCCAGGAAAATCAGGTGCTGGAGCTGTACTTATGACTGAAGACGGGAGAGTG ATATCTCGACTTCGTGAGGGTCTTGGTGTTGCTACCAATAATGTTGCTGAGTACCGGGGCCTTATCTTAGGACTGAAATATGCTATCAGGCTTGGATTCAAGAGAATCAAAGTATATGGTGACTCTCAACTAGTCTGTTATCAG GTGAAAGGTACGTGGCAAGCAAAGAAAGAGAACATGATGGAACTGTGCAAAGAAGTGAGAAAACTTCAAGAGAACTTCATCTCATTTGAGGTCCACCATGTGCGACGG GAATGGAACTCTGAGGCGGATCGCCAGGCAAACATAGCCATCACCCTCGCAA GCGGCGCGGTTTCTGAGGAGCGTGGCGACGGCTTCTGA